A genomic stretch from Chryseobacterium sp. SNU WT5 includes:
- the guaA gene encoding glutamine-hydrolyzing GMP synthase, giving the protein MQNGIIILDFGSQYNQLIGRRIREMGVYSEVLPFNTPLEDILEREPSGIILSGGPSSVNAENANLVDKKLFEQNIPVLGICYGMQLTTHLLGGKVKKGVKGEYGKAKLQIQKSNQLLSGISRFSTVWMSHFDEVETPPEGFVVNAMTDVISGISNESKKIYCVQFHPEVSHTEEGARMMENFVFNVCKAPKNWKLTNYIETTVADIKERVGDQKVILGLSGGVDSSVAAVLIHKAIGDQLQCIFVDTGLLRKDEGIKVMENYGKHFNLKIKMIDASERFLTKLAGVSDPEAKRKAIGNEFVIVFDEESKKIEGAKFLAQGTIYPDVIESQSVKGPSSVIKSHHNVGGLPEEMDFELLEPLRELFKDEVRKVGEELGIPHHLVHRHPFPGPGLGIRILGAVDEEKVRILQEADDIFIEELYKNDLYDKVSQAFVVLLPVKSVGVMGDERTYEYTAVVRSANTTDFMTATWSRLPYEFLDTISNRIINEVRGINRVAYDISSKPPATIEWE; this is encoded by the coding sequence ATGCAAAACGGAATTATCATCCTCGATTTTGGCTCACAATACAATCAATTGATCGGACGTAGAATTCGAGAAATGGGCGTTTATTCAGAAGTTCTACCATTTAATACCCCGTTAGAGGACATACTAGAGCGTGAACCCTCAGGGATTATTCTTTCTGGTGGACCAAGTTCGGTAAATGCTGAAAATGCGAATCTTGTTGATAAAAAACTATTCGAACAAAATATTCCTGTTTTAGGAATCTGTTATGGAATGCAGCTTACAACTCATTTATTGGGTGGTAAAGTTAAAAAGGGAGTAAAAGGAGAATACGGAAAAGCAAAACTTCAGATTCAGAAATCAAATCAATTACTTTCTGGGATAAGCCGGTTCTCAACAGTTTGGATGAGTCATTTTGATGAGGTAGAAACACCCCCCGAAGGTTTTGTTGTTAATGCGATGACTGATGTTATTTCGGGAATTTCAAATGAATCGAAGAAAATTTACTGCGTGCAGTTTCATCCAGAAGTTTCTCATACCGAAGAAGGTGCCAGAATGATGGAAAACTTTGTATTCAATGTTTGTAAAGCACCAAAAAATTGGAAACTAACTAATTATATCGAAACAACTGTTGCAGATATTAAAGAAAGAGTAGGCGATCAGAAAGTGATTTTAGGTCTTTCCGGTGGAGTAGATTCTTCTGTAGCTGCTGTCTTAATTCACAAAGCAATCGGTGACCAACTACAATGTATATTTGTAGATACAGGATTATTGAGAAAAGACGAAGGTATAAAAGTGATGGAAAATTACGGTAAGCATTTTAATTTAAAAATTAAAATGATCGATGCTTCGGAAAGATTTCTAACGAAATTGGCTGGAGTTTCTGATCCAGAAGCAAAACGTAAAGCAATTGGTAATGAATTTGTAATTGTATTTGACGAGGAATCTAAGAAAATTGAAGGTGCGAAGTTCTTAGCACAGGGAACCATTTATCCGGACGTGATCGAAAGTCAATCTGTAAAAGGACCTTCTTCTGTGATTAAATCTCACCATAATGTCGGTGGGCTTCCAGAAGAAATGGATTTTGAATTGCTTGAGCCTTTGCGTGAACTCTTTAAAGATGAGGTTCGTAAAGTAGGAGAGGAGCTTGGTATTCCACATCATTTAGTTCACCGTCATCCGTTCCCAGGTCCAGGATTAGGGATCAGAATTCTTGGAGCAGTAGATGAAGAGAAAGTCAGAATTCTTCAGGAAGCAGATGATATCTTTATAGAAGAATTATACAAAAATGATTTGTACGACAAGGTTTCGCAAGCATTTGTAGTTTTACTTCCAGTGAAATCTGTTGGAGTAATGGGTGATGAAAGAACCTATGAATACACTGCAGTTGTTCGTTCGGCTAACACTACTGATTTCATGACTGCAACTTGGAGCAGACTTCCTTATGAATTCTTAGACACTATTTCTAACAGAATTATTAATGAAGTACGTGGGATTAATCGTGTTGCTTATGATATTTCCAGCAAACCACCTGCAACGATTGAGTGGGAATAA
- a CDS encoding ABC1 kinase family protein produces the protein MFDKQQRKLKRSAKLISIFSKYGFKDILARMNLAKNNVPSIDENEMVSTNSVYERIRLALEELGPTFVKLGQTFSTREDLLPPELIIELQKLQDKVEEVDLNLEEILEQEFNISPFEHFREIQKKPIATASIAQVYKAILNDGSQVILKVKKPNVQENIQDDLLLIHDVVKVITNYSELGSRLNLKSAISTFEKSLLEEISLINEKNNIQQFALNFKNSKETYIPKVYEEFCSNNILCMEFVDGIKITNKDALVENGIDPVKISEVGLRLFVSQILDYGFFHADPHAGNILVKKDGKVVFIDFGAVGKIQPNDKEILEQMIVAFVSKNAPKIVKNLKKMAVSYEIPDDKAFENDVEEVLDFVHSTSLQQIDVPKLVGKMTNTLKNNQINMPDYLYLLLKGISLIEGVGRSINPDLDVVKSLQPFTKKIIFNKISPKKLIKSGSQKLMALTENIEEIPNELRSLLQKLDENKFTVTSEIKNIEKTHQLIKSSIINLILGMILCANIIATAIIWSMESSYNVSSIPYLIFLSVGFSVILVVILLLRLLKR, from the coding sequence ATGTTCGATAAACAGCAAAGGAAACTCAAACGTTCCGCAAAATTAATTTCTATTTTTAGCAAATATGGGTTCAAGGATATTCTGGCCAGAATGAATCTTGCGAAAAATAATGTACCCTCTATTGATGAAAATGAAATGGTTTCGACCAATTCTGTTTATGAAAGAATTAGATTGGCGTTGGAAGAATTGGGACCAACTTTTGTGAAATTGGGTCAAACATTTTCCACCCGCGAAGATCTGCTGCCTCCTGAATTGATAATAGAGTTACAGAAACTTCAGGATAAAGTAGAAGAAGTTGATTTGAATCTGGAAGAAATTTTAGAACAGGAGTTTAATATTTCACCGTTCGAACATTTTAGGGAAATTCAAAAAAAACCGATAGCAACTGCGTCTATTGCACAAGTTTATAAAGCGATACTCAACGATGGGTCACAAGTAATTTTGAAAGTTAAAAAACCTAATGTTCAGGAAAACATTCAAGATGATCTGTTGCTCATTCATGACGTGGTCAAAGTCATTACTAATTATTCCGAACTGGGTTCAAGACTTAATTTGAAAAGTGCAATTTCTACCTTTGAAAAATCTTTGCTAGAAGAAATTTCCTTAATTAACGAAAAGAACAATATTCAACAGTTTGCGCTTAACTTCAAAAACAGTAAGGAAACCTACATTCCAAAAGTTTACGAGGAGTTTTGTAGTAATAATATCCTGTGTATGGAATTTGTTGATGGAATTAAAATCACTAATAAAGACGCTCTAGTAGAAAATGGGATTGATCCTGTTAAGATCTCTGAAGTAGGTCTCAGGTTATTTGTGTCCCAAATTTTGGACTACGGCTTTTTTCACGCAGATCCGCACGCTGGAAATATTTTAGTAAAGAAAGATGGGAAGGTTGTATTTATTGATTTTGGTGCAGTAGGAAAAATTCAGCCGAATGATAAAGAAATTCTGGAGCAGATGATCGTAGCTTTTGTTTCTAAAAACGCACCTAAGATTGTTAAGAATCTTAAGAAAATGGCTGTAAGTTATGAGATTCCGGATGATAAAGCATTTGAGAATGATGTGGAAGAGGTGCTGGATTTCGTGCACAGTACTTCACTTCAACAGATCGATGTTCCTAAACTGGTCGGTAAAATGACAAATACTTTAAAAAATAATCAGATTAACATGCCTGATTATCTATATCTGCTGTTGAAAGGGATCAGTTTAATTGAAGGGGTTGGAAGAAGTATCAACCCCGATTTGGATGTGGTTAAAAGTTTGCAGCCATTCACCAAAAAGATCATCTTCAATAAGATTTCACCAAAGAAGCTTATCAAGTCCGGATCTCAGAAGTTGATGGCCTTAACTGAAAATATCGAGGAAATTCCAAACGAATTACGTTCACTTCTACAAAAATTAGATGAAAATAAATTCACCGTTACCAGTGAAATAAAAAACATTGAAAAAACACACCAGTTAATAAAATCCAGTATTATCAATCTTATTTTAGGAATGATTTTGTGTGCAAATATTATTGCAACAGCGATTATCTGGAGTATGGAAAGCAGTTATAATGTTTCCTCAATTCCATATTTAATCTTCTTGAGTGTAGGATTTTCAGTTATTCTAGTGGTGATATTACTTTTGAGATTATTGAAAAGATAG
- a CDS encoding alpha/beta fold hydrolase: MKYIKFLSILFFLNYFTSYAQDSGIYQTVSIEKYAGKNFTIEGKIYYTTELAYGSYGVLGVSFYDTKGKIINKIIYNDDAEDYYKKGEWSNYELSGKINKNAKYIGVMAAFGGNASYYLDDFKLFVKEGKNKIEIPLVNPGFEINSLQNWQTYSKDKETKFTLSKDQVFSGKQALLVDNSTVKPLPTLGNNQALGKYMEVNGVKLYYEIYGKGEPLLMLHGNNSSMAIFNRQLDALSKKYMVIGLDSRGQGKSTSDDTKITYEVMAEDVNTFIDKMNLKNVNILGWSDGGNIAVILGIDHADKINKMAVMGTVLYNDDTSVVPGTNKILRAQLKEMDDRGLSKNSMNYRLKMLLLTEPHINPDSLRKIKAPTLVMAGEHDIVTENHTKLIAEKIPNSKLVIFKGSTHSAPQEIPELFNKTVLRFFDQKN, translated from the coding sequence ATGAAATACATCAAATTTCTTAGCATATTATTTTTTCTAAATTATTTTACTTCGTATGCACAAGATTCTGGAATTTATCAAACTGTAAGCATTGAGAAATACGCTGGCAAGAACTTCACTATCGAAGGTAAAATATATTACACAACTGAGTTAGCATATGGTTCTTACGGGGTATTGGGAGTATCATTTTATGACACCAAAGGTAAAATAATCAATAAAATAATTTATAATGATGATGCAGAAGATTATTATAAAAAGGGGGAATGGAGTAATTACGAACTTTCAGGAAAAATTAATAAAAACGCTAAATATATAGGGGTGATGGCAGCCTTTGGAGGCAATGCCAGTTATTATTTAGATGATTTTAAACTTTTTGTCAAAGAAGGCAAAAATAAAATAGAAATTCCATTGGTAAATCCTGGGTTCGAAATTAATTCATTACAAAATTGGCAGACTTACAGTAAGGATAAAGAAACAAAATTCACTCTTTCTAAAGATCAGGTATTTTCCGGTAAGCAAGCTTTGCTTGTAGACAATTCTACTGTAAAGCCCTTACCAACCTTAGGTAACAATCAGGCACTAGGGAAATATATGGAGGTAAATGGGGTCAAACTTTATTACGAAATTTATGGAAAAGGCGAACCTCTTTTAATGCTACACGGGAATAACTCCTCAATGGCTATTTTTAATCGTCAACTAGATGCGTTAAGTAAAAAATATATGGTAATTGGTCTTGATAGTCGTGGACAGGGAAAATCAACATCTGATGACACCAAAATAACCTATGAAGTGATGGCGGAAGATGTGAACACTTTCATTGATAAAATGAATTTAAAAAATGTGAATATATTAGGTTGGAGCGATGGTGGTAATATCGCTGTAATATTAGGAATAGACCATGCTGATAAGATAAATAAAATGGCTGTCATGGGTACCGTTTTATATAATGATGACACTTCTGTCGTTCCTGGCACTAATAAAATTCTCCGCGCACAGTTGAAAGAAATGGATGATAGAGGTTTATCAAAAAACAGTATGAATTATAGATTGAAAATGCTTTTATTAACCGAACCCCATATTAATCCGGATTCTCTACGAAAAATTAAAGCCCCTACTTTAGTAATGGCTGGGGAACATGATATTGTGACGGAGAACCACACGAAATTAATTGCTGAAAAAATCCCTAATAGTAAGTTGGTCATCTTTAAAGGTAGCACCCATAGCGCTCCACAAGAAATTCCTGAATTATTTAATAAAACTGTTTTGAGATTTTTTGACCAGAAAAATTAA
- a CDS encoding DEAD/DEAH box helicase has protein sequence MEKMTFADFDLPEKILDVLADSNLFEPTPIQQKTLSPILSGRDVMGIAQTGTGKTLAYLLPVLKSWKFNKSGNPTVLILVPTRELVVQVAGIVENLTQNLTARVIGIYGGKNINTQKLLFNGGCDILVGTPGRVMDLAIDNAISLKEVQKLIIDEFDEMLNLGFKAQLTHIFQMMKEKRQNILFSATMTEAVDALLYEYFAGPVEISLAKSGTPLEKIEQVGYKVENFNTKINLLEHLLKTDIDFSKVLIFCNNKKHADILFTKIDELFPDEFDVIHSNKSQNYRLNAMRSFENQEVRGLITTDIMARGLDISDITHVINFEIPEVPEQYIHRIGRTGRADKNGIAVSFVTNNEESQLLDIEVLMDKAVLIKEFPTEVKINPVKIASEKDEVVMKNAHTVKLEEGGGAFHEKKDKNKKENWGGPHARKLPKKVGANRAHEKAKSKAKRKK, from the coding sequence ATGGAAAAAATGACTTTTGCCGATTTCGATCTTCCGGAGAAAATTCTTGATGTTCTTGCCGATTCTAATTTATTTGAACCGACACCTATTCAACAAAAAACTTTAAGCCCCATTCTTTCAGGAAGGGATGTGATGGGAATTGCGCAAACCGGGACTGGAAAAACTTTAGCATACCTACTTCCGGTTCTAAAATCTTGGAAATTTAATAAAAGCGGTAACCCAACTGTACTTATCCTCGTTCCAACACGTGAGTTGGTGGTACAGGTTGCGGGAATTGTTGAGAATTTAACCCAAAACCTTACGGCGAGAGTAATTGGGATTTATGGTGGGAAAAATATCAACACTCAGAAATTATTATTTAATGGAGGATGTGATATCCTTGTTGGAACACCTGGGCGTGTAATGGATTTGGCGATTGATAATGCAATTTCGTTGAAAGAAGTTCAGAAATTAATCATCGACGAATTTGATGAGATGCTTAACTTAGGTTTCAAAGCACAGCTTACCCACATTTTCCAAATGATGAAAGAGAAGAGGCAGAATATTCTGTTCTCTGCAACTATGACCGAAGCAGTTGATGCCTTATTATATGAGTACTTCGCAGGCCCGGTAGAAATTTCACTTGCAAAATCAGGAACACCACTGGAAAAAATTGAACAGGTTGGATATAAAGTGGAAAACTTTAACACTAAAATTAATCTACTTGAACATCTGCTAAAAACAGATATTGATTTCTCCAAAGTTTTGATCTTCTGTAATAATAAGAAACACGCTGATATACTTTTTACCAAAATAGATGAATTGTTCCCTGACGAATTTGATGTTATTCACTCTAACAAATCACAGAATTATCGTTTAAATGCGATGAGAAGCTTTGAAAATCAAGAAGTACGTGGTTTGATCACAACTGATATTATGGCGCGTGGTTTAGATATTTCTGATATTACCCACGTAATTAATTTCGAAATTCCTGAAGTACCAGAACAATATATTCACAGGATAGGTAGAACTGGTAGAGCAGACAAAAATGGTATCGCAGTTTCTTTTGTCACTAATAATGAAGAAAGCCAATTGTTGGATATTGAAGTGCTGATGGATAAAGCAGTTTTAATCAAAGAATTCCCAACAGAGGTGAAAATAAATCCAGTTAAAATTGCTTCAGAAAAAGATGAAGTGGTTATGAAGAATGCCCACACCGTCAAATTAGAAGAAGGTGGAGGAGCATTTCACGAGAAAAAAGATAAAAATAAGAAAGAAAACTGGGGCGGTCCACATGCCAGAAAACTTCCGAAAAAAGTTGGAGCCAACAGAGCGCACGAAAAAGCAAAATCAAAAGCAAAGAGAAAGAAATAA
- a CDS encoding hemerythrin domain-containing protein, whose product MKRHEALVQLSRDHHFGLLLCWKLKEGMKKEVSADRMGKYIEVFYQHNLKPHFAEEESTIFKILGNDHPLITEAISQHHAFKSMIDDGFETMEQIEIFRSLLELHIRTEERQIFPEIEKQATTEQLEELLQLDHPELKEPEYADIFWK is encoded by the coding sequence ATGAAAAGACACGAAGCATTAGTACAATTGAGCAGAGATCATCATTTTGGTCTGCTCCTCTGCTGGAAATTAAAAGAGGGTATGAAGAAAGAGGTTTCTGCAGACCGAATGGGGAAATATATTGAGGTTTTTTATCAACATAATCTTAAACCTCATTTCGCGGAAGAAGAAAGTACTATCTTTAAGATTCTAGGAAATGATCATCCATTAATTACAGAAGCTATTTCCCAACATCATGCGTTTAAGAGCATGATTGATGATGGTTTTGAAACAATGGAACAGATAGAGATTTTTCGCTCCCTATTAGAACTACATATACGGACAGAAGAACGGCAGATTTTCCCGGAAATAGAAAAACAAGCTACAACTGAACAACTGGAAGAATTACTTCAGTTAGATCATCCCGAGCTGAAAGAACCAGAATACGCTGATATTTTTTGGAAATAA
- the ahcY gene encoding adenosylhomocysteinase → METNTQYVPYKVKDISLAEYGRKEIKLAEAEMPGLMSIREEYGPSQPLKGARIAGCLHMTIQTAVLIETLVVLGADVTWSSCNIFSTQDHAAAAIAAAGIPVYAWKGMTEEEFEWCIEQTVFFGEDRKPLNLILDDGGDLTNLVFDKYPELTKDIKGLSEETTTGVHRLYERMQNGTLVMPAINVNDSVTKSKFDNKYGCRESAVDAVRRATDLMLAGKRVVVCGYGDVGKGTAASFKGAGSIVTVTEIDPICALQAAMDGFEVKKLDTVVANADIVITTTGNFNIVKGEHFKKMKDKTVVCNIGHFDNELDMAWLNQNYGDTKYEVKPQVDVYTVDGKEIIILAEGRLVNLGCATGHPSFVMSNSFANQTLAQIELWTNSEAYGNEVYMLPKHLDEKVAFLHLKKLGVELETLSPEQAKYIGVDVKGPFKPEYYRY, encoded by the coding sequence ATGGAAACCAATACACAATACGTTCCTTATAAAGTTAAGGATATCTCACTAGCCGAATACGGCCGAAAAGAAATCAAATTAGCCGAAGCAGAAATGCCAGGTCTTATGTCTATTCGTGAAGAATATGGCCCATCTCAACCCTTAAAAGGAGCGAGAATCGCAGGTTGCCTTCACATGACCATTCAAACTGCTGTTTTAATTGAAACTTTAGTGGTTTTGGGAGCAGATGTTACGTGGTCTTCCTGTAATATTTTTTCTACACAAGATCATGCTGCTGCTGCAATAGCTGCTGCAGGAATTCCTGTATATGCATGGAAAGGTATGACAGAAGAAGAATTTGAATGGTGTATTGAACAAACTGTATTTTTTGGAGAAGACAGAAAACCATTAAACCTTATCTTGGATGATGGTGGTGATTTAACAAACTTAGTTTTTGATAAATATCCTGAACTAACAAAAGATATCAAAGGTCTTTCTGAGGAAACTACAACAGGAGTACACAGATTATACGAAAGAATGCAGAACGGAACTTTGGTTATGCCTGCAATTAACGTGAATGATTCTGTTACCAAATCAAAATTCGATAACAAGTACGGTTGTAGAGAATCTGCAGTAGATGCAGTGAGAAGAGCTACAGATTTAATGTTGGCTGGTAAAAGAGTGGTAGTTTGTGGTTATGGTGACGTAGGTAAAGGTACTGCGGCTTCTTTTAAAGGTGCTGGTTCTATTGTTACCGTCACTGAAATTGACCCGATCTGTGCATTGCAGGCAGCAATGGATGGTTTTGAAGTTAAAAAACTGGATACCGTAGTTGCAAATGCAGATATTGTTATTACCACAACTGGAAACTTTAACATTGTTAAAGGAGAGCATTTCAAAAAAATGAAAGATAAAACTGTAGTTTGTAACATCGGTCACTTCGATAATGAATTGGATATGGCTTGGTTAAACCAAAACTATGGCGACACTAAATATGAAGTAAAACCACAAGTTGATGTTTACACGGTTGATGGAAAAGAAATTATCATTCTAGCAGAAGGTCGTTTGGTCAACCTTGGTTGCGCAACTGGGCACCCAAGCTTTGTAATGAGTAATTCATTCGCCAACCAGACTTTAGCGCAAATTGAATTATGGACTAATTCTGAAGCGTATGGAAATGAGGTTTACATGTTACCAAAACATTTAGATGAAAAAGTTGCTTTCTTACACTTGAAAAAATTAGGAGTAGAATTAGAAACTTTATCTCCAGAACAAGCGAAATATATTGGTGTGGATGTGAAAGGACCTTTCAAACCAGAATATTACAGATATTAA
- a CDS encoding 4'-phosphopantetheinyl transferase family protein has product MPLFRDFSDNQATILVWKYDEKEELDPLVLIEEENLERIKDYHPTKLKELLLVRKILKSVLPDHKILYNGREPYLSPPDFEISVTHSFPFAALAISKNKVGIDLEPFNSKIVRIQHKFLQEQESVFIEKGKEIAYLTVIWSLKESLYKIHHSNYWSLKKHYEVKPFALDFPFNIQCRVHDEKISDHYKARVEFFENYCFTIVD; this is encoded by the coding sequence ATGCCACTTTTTCGCGATTTTTCAGATAATCAAGCCACTATTCTTGTATGGAAATATGATGAAAAAGAAGAGTTGGATCCCCTTGTTTTAATAGAAGAAGAAAACCTGGAACGAATAAAAGATTACCATCCAACGAAGTTAAAGGAGCTTTTGTTGGTGAGAAAAATATTAAAATCTGTTTTGCCTGACCATAAAATATTGTACAATGGGCGTGAACCTTATTTATCACCGCCGGATTTTGAAATTTCCGTGACGCATTCTTTTCCTTTTGCAGCATTGGCTATTTCTAAGAATAAAGTGGGAATTGATCTTGAACCTTTCAACAGTAAAATTGTTAGAATACAACATAAGTTTTTACAAGAACAAGAAAGTGTTTTTATTGAAAAAGGGAAGGAGATTGCTTACCTGACCGTAATTTGGTCTTTGAAAGAAAGCTTGTATAAAATTCACCATTCTAATTATTGGTCCTTAAAAAAACATTATGAAGTGAAACCCTTTGCGCTGGATTTTCCTTTCAATATCCAATGTCGAGTACATGACGAAAAGATTTCTGATCATTATAAAGCGCGTGTAGAGTTTTTTGAAAATTACTGTTTTACTATTGTAGACTGA
- a CDS encoding FUSC family protein — protein MNYALEFKKFATSQSIFSAVRISLAIVLPSIVLAHFGLLKEYFLFPLATSFIGLTDQAGPFIRRRNALIVATVSFFVVSLIASFLKSFPILIYPEIIIFAIFFTMIGVYGQRLAAVGSLSLVVLGIFIDGHLTGDNIIKSSLIFLAGSICYLCIFLLVSKIQPYKLAGQMIGENYLELANYLSIKSKFYLPKPDYDALYSQIISQQITIKNLQEETRETVFKTRKIVNESTTTSRLLMLMFLNSIDLHEKLMTSESDYRKVQENFGSSGFLKSIGHYLETISHELSNIGIALQSGIKPKPLEDIDSLLEKIFNEYFDLRNRRLNSDNLENFMTLRIILNRITAVSDELNTIYKVFNQDEKLAKSLSTGLDYQKFVTADEKLNSKVLMSNFSLKSSHFRHAIRIAFALVVGYFISKLEFLGIGHSYWIFITIVAILKPAYATTKHRNVLRLYGTVAGAVCAYAILYFIPNQTVLFVFFLLTMILCFAFLKTKYSWAVFFMTIYVFLAFNILNPGNLNVIFKDRVLDTIIAGIVAFAVSYFVFPVWEHTKNLDFMKKSATSNLNYFSSAMDFFKEKNFSSQDYKLSRKAAIIDLANLSDNFQRMISDPKNQQKKLEHLHQFVITSHLITAYIASFSQYFEPNKKYSEIDFDSWDLKISAELLRTKSLLNQKNLEENIKLESQIQPLDSVERLLENRRKELHENEFFDRRDPNRITYLTELKNLKEILELIYDVAKEQRKVAEKLQPEIQSTIVKQ, from the coding sequence ATGAATTATGCACTGGAATTTAAAAAGTTTGCAACCAGCCAATCTATATTTTCGGCGGTAAGAATTTCCCTGGCAATTGTATTGCCCAGCATCGTTCTTGCACATTTTGGTTTATTAAAAGAATATTTTCTTTTCCCACTTGCAACGAGTTTTATTGGACTCACCGATCAGGCCGGACCATTCATAAGACGAAGAAATGCTTTAATTGTTGCAACTGTCTCATTTTTTGTAGTTTCCCTTATAGCGAGTTTTCTAAAAAGTTTTCCGATCCTTATCTATCCGGAAATTATCATTTTTGCTATTTTCTTTACCATGATTGGGGTTTATGGTCAAAGGTTAGCAGCGGTTGGTTCACTATCTTTAGTTGTTTTGGGAATATTTATTGATGGTCATTTAACGGGAGATAATATTATTAAAAGTTCACTCATTTTCCTGGCAGGATCAATTTGCTACCTGTGTATATTCTTACTCGTATCAAAAATTCAGCCTTACAAACTTGCGGGCCAGATGATTGGCGAAAATTATCTGGAATTAGCAAACTATCTTTCCATAAAGTCAAAATTCTACTTACCAAAACCAGATTACGACGCGCTGTATTCTCAGATCATCTCTCAACAGATCACCATTAAAAACTTGCAGGAAGAAACCCGCGAAACCGTTTTCAAGACTAGAAAAATAGTCAATGAATCTACGACAACCAGTCGATTATTAATGCTAATGTTTCTTAATTCAATTGATCTTCACGAGAAATTGATGACCTCAGAAAGTGATTATCGGAAAGTTCAGGAAAATTTTGGCAGCTCAGGATTTTTAAAATCGATAGGACACTATTTAGAAACCATATCACATGAATTATCAAACATTGGAATTGCACTTCAGAGCGGAATAAAACCTAAACCTCTGGAAGATATCGATTCTTTGTTAGAAAAAATATTTAATGAATATTTCGACTTGCGTAACCGCAGATTAAATTCGGACAATCTTGAAAATTTCATGACGCTCCGAATTATCCTGAACAGGATCACCGCAGTTTCTGATGAACTTAACACGATCTATAAAGTTTTTAATCAGGATGAAAAGCTTGCAAAAAGTTTATCAACTGGTTTAGATTATCAAAAGTTTGTAACAGCTGACGAAAAATTAAACAGCAAGGTTTTAATGAGCAATTTCTCATTAAAATCATCCCATTTCCGCCATGCCATACGAATTGCTTTTGCTTTGGTGGTTGGTTATTTTATTTCAAAATTAGAATTTTTAGGAATTGGCCATTCCTACTGGATTTTTATTACCATAGTCGCAATTTTAAAACCTGCTTACGCAACCACCAAACACCGGAATGTATTGAGATTATACGGGACTGTTGCAGGAGCAGTATGCGCCTACGCGATCTTATATTTCATTCCTAACCAAACGGTCTTATTTGTTTTCTTTTTATTGACTATGATTCTTTGTTTTGCATTCCTGAAGACCAAATACTCGTGGGCAGTGTTTTTTATGACCATTTATGTTTTTCTGGCATTTAATATTTTAAATCCAGGAAATTTGAATGTCATTTTTAAAGATCGGGTGCTCGACACCATCATTGCAGGAATAGTAGCTTTTGCAGTATCGTATTTTGTATTCCCTGTTTGGGAACATACTAAAAATCTTGATTTCATGAAGAAATCTGCAACCAGTAATCTGAATTACTTTTCCTCTGCAATGGACTTTTTTAAGGAAAAAAACTTCAGCAGCCAGGATTATAAATTATCGAGAAAAGCGGCAATAATTGATCTTGCTAATCTTTCAGATAATTTTCAACGCATGATCTCAGATCCTAAAAATCAACAGAAAAAATTGGAACATCTTCATCAGTTCGTTATTACCTCTCATCTGATAACTGCCTATATAGCATCTTTCTCACAATATTTTGAACCTAATAAAAAATATTCTGAAATAGATTTTGATAGCTGGGATTTGAAAATATCTGCAGAACTGTTAAGAACGAAATCCTTATTAAATCAAAAGAACCTGGAGGAAAACATTAAACTGGAAAGCCAAATCCAACCTCTGGATTCAGTGGAAAGATTATTAGAGAACCGACGAAAAGAACTTCATGAAAACGAATTTTTTGACCGTAGAGATCCAAACCGCATCACCTATCTTACAGAGCTGAAAAACTTAAAAGAGATATTGGAACTAATTTACGATGTTGCGAAAGAACAACGAAAAGTTGCGGAAAAACTACAGCCGGAAATTCAGTCTACAATAGTAAAACAGTAA